The genome window TCATCATCCTCGCAGAAAATGGTATGAAACATTCTATGTTCTCCTCGCTCCGTTGTTATCACAGTTTCTGATCTCTTGAcaacgacgatgatgatgatgatgatgatgttgatgatgatcatAGGAATGGATCAGCCAGGCAATGTCACTCTACCAGAAGGTTTGCGCGACACAAAGAGGATCAACTTCTACAAGAGCTACATCACTGAGCTGAAGAGGGCGATGGATGATGGTGCGACGGTGATCGGATACTTTGCATGGTCTCTCCTCGATAACTTCGAGTGGAGGTTGGGTTACACTTCGAGGTTTGGTCTGGTTTACGTGGACTTTAAGACGAACATGCGATACCCAAAGGAATCGGCCTACTGGTTCAAGAACAtgctgaagaggaagaagaataatTGATGTTAGAGAAATCGATTTCGATGTTGcttttgatttcataatcaatcaGGTTGTAATTATCCTCTGGTTGGAGACTTTTATTAGAGTTATGACGTTTTCATATGCGTTGGCATCCATTGGCCTTTGTGTTATATTGGTTTGATTTGGTCGGGCTTCGATTGTGGTTTGGAAAATTGAGCTCATTCAGATCTTGAAGGACACTTATAGGATAGATTGCAACGTTCGTTGATCTTTGTCTCGTGATTCCGAGATCTTGGAAGCTTCGAGACCCTCGTATGCACCCTTTTGATTATTCTTTATCTTGATCATGTCTTATTTGTGACAGGGGTTTAGGATTTAGTTCTAGTTTTCTGTCAAATCCGAGATATGAGGATGGGTGACGCAATCCTCGCTATCTTCCTACGCCCCCCTTTAAGCAGTTggcctttttttttcttgattaaatcTTCTTTTCGATTGAGCGTCACGTTCTGtttggattcttttttttttcttggtgataattatattaaattagaTCTTTTTAAACAAATACCAAAAGAAATTGAAGTTAAAGGTATTTATGTCGGATGCAAGCTGCTCATTGAAATTTATGACGAAATTGATatgttcattattttttattaatgaaaCGCATGAAATCTAATCAATGTTTATTGAACATATCATATCTAATCAATGCTCATCGACAAAAGATACACAAgatatcataatttagaaataaaaaaaatagaaaaggatGTTTTCAGCATTCGAAATAATTTTTtcctcttctaagttttgattccttctttttttttccctcttttgaaTATGATAATATTTGAAAAATTGATTAGATGGAGACAAATTCATGAAGACGGATAAACGATTAAATTTGAACATACCGTATGTTCTTCCTACGATCAAAACTAACCATATAGTTTTTATtgtagtaaaaagaaagaaaaataatttaatttcttCAACTCAAGTCAGATTGAGGATTACATTTATGTAGGTTCAGAAAAGAACTGGGCGACGAGTCTCGACGGTGGCCACGCCGCTAAGGAGCCCCTTGCCTTCTTTGGCACCGCCTTCCGAATCCTCACCATGTTCTCTCCTCTGTGTCTTTTGGCCTGTACAAATAGACGAAGCTTCATTTCCTCGCAATAGGATGCGGTGTATCAGAGAAATTAAAATGTTTTGGCACTTCCTTCTATCACGGCTTTCAAGGTCTGAGTCTACAGGGAAATTACTTGTTTGAATTGCTATCTTGTCCGGCAGACTGCAAACAGGATGCATTAGTCTGTCCGGAGACATCTCCAGTGAACCAAAGCGTGATTGCTGCTCTTCTGTATATTCCGGTTCGAAAGGCCTCTATGTGTCATAATGAGTCCGATGAAGATGATGCATTACCTTCCTGTCAATGACGAATTCTTTCTTCCTGTCGATGACGAATTCTTTCTTCCTGTCATTTTAAAACCACAAATCCTGACTAGTGTTGTACTCGAACAAAGCCCTCAGTTGATTGATAGACTTCTGTCGCAAGTTGGACCTGTCTGAACCAATATTTTAATAGAATTTTCAAGAATAGATGCAACAAGATGAACTCAACATCATCAGTTATAACCAGGAGAATTCCAAAGGAGAAATATAACACCATGCATTGCGTCAACATATGAGTCTTCGTTTTATTTAGAAATCTACATAGCAATCCACGGCCTATTCAATCCATTGAAAACAATTCCAGCAGCGCACATAAATCATACATGGAAAAGCTTCCAGTTAATTTGTATCATTCACCAAAGAAGTTTGAAGCAAACTAAACTCGAGTATAAGTAGCACTAGCGCGTCTAGATTAACCAAAACACAGCACAATTGTTTGCTTAAAGATTAACAAGGGCACAGGTCGACAAAAAAACCTACACATGCAGTTAATGGCTTGTTGGCAACTGAGATTCCTCATGACATCTGTCCTCACACTTTGCCCGGTATAAAGTTCAGTAGAGCCAGCCCCCATAATTTCAAACCTACAAATGGTGAAACAACTTTAATTTATGGTATCATTGCATGAAAGAAACTTAAACTAGCTCATATGTTTGTGTTAAAGTATACTCTCTTTCACAAATGAAGAACAACTATGCTGAAAGTTCAACTATATgacgtttgtttcaaaatatatgaATAGCTAAGGAGAAAACTACCCTACTCTCTCATGCTctctttatttatgaaaaatctcCCATTCTAAATTTTAAGCAAAGTTTCTTTAGTTATAAGTCACCTTATAATAAGCAAACTCTGCATCTGAGTCACAAAGATATTAGTGTATTTTTATTGTAGCAAATTGTATGAATGTCCTTACCGAAGGAAAATATTTTGTCAAATGGAACCGTGGTTTGTTTCTCTTCAAAATATGTTTATCCCTTGGAAGCAGAAAACACGACAAAACAAATTATCTCAAACTCTTCGTCTAGGCAAGAAGTTCTAAGAGGAATTACAGCTTCCACGGTGACCATCAGGGCAACTTTCCTACGTGGTTGTCTAAAATGACTCCTAAGTTTTTTTACTTGATAGACTTGGACCAATTTCTAGAGGGTtcacaaaatttgaaacaaggCCATAGGATATGTTCAATCAGGTAAGAGATATGCTTTACAACCACCAGCTGTACATTTCATAGGAGAAGGTTTCGATGAAGAAAATGTTGCTCGATGGAAACAAATTTTCATTTCCATATTGTTGTATGCTTTATTCATTTCTATATAGGACATCTTCAAATGATTTACAATATTACTCTGCTCCATCTAAACAATAACATGTCAATtcacttttcttatttttttactgTAGCAATTTTAGTTCTTTTTGCAAGGGGTGGCCTTGGGGTGGCTTTGGTTGGTAAGGGGAGGAACTGAACCCGGAAGATAGAAATGAGGCCAAACATCCAGTAGCAATAAAACCTACAACCTGCAGGAGTGGACTCCATATTAGATGTATGAACACTTGAATAATATATGTTAGTTCCATCATGTTTCAAACACAAACTTTTAGTTTTGCTTTTGCCTTGAGTAAGATTTAAGGGATAGACATAAAAGTAACAAGATAGCATTGGCTAACAGCAATTGTTATATCATTGGCTATACCAAACATCAAACCCTGCCAAGTGCAATCGTTATATCATTGCAGAAGGCTAACAAGATAGTAGACACTATACAAAAGGAGGTTATCTGAATGCAATGAAACAATTCTTCACCATGTTAACCTTCCACTTCCTCTGGCAAACATAATAGCAATGTATTCTATAGCCACTCCGATCACTCGTCTGAGCTTTTCGTAACTATGTATTTTCAACTCTGAGGCTGTTTGAGGTACAGTATCCATGACGTAATAATCCTCTTTGAAGTACATTATATACTCAGTCCAATAACAAGCAGTCACGACCAAAACCAGTGATTTTTAAGACTACTGGTGTCTAGAGTTAGAAGCCAAAAAGTGCAAACTAGAAGCAGTGATTCTTTTGAGACTGACCTGGTTAGATATCCATAAGAAATCAAGCTGAAAGATCTTTTGTTCTTCTTTAAGCATCATCACTGGGGTGCAAAATTGTCTGGGCCTGCTTCCTCAGCTCCTCGTCCGCTCTCCTCAAGAACTGATCCCACCCACTTCCTTCCCCTGTGTCCAAGTAGTCGTAAGGCACAGCCGTCTTCAACCCTGGCCTCACCCCACATTGGCTTTCGACAATCCGAAACTCCACCAATCTTGCTTCTTCTTCTCCCGGCTCTTTGTCTACTTCTTCCTCCTTGGAATTAAATGCTTCTTCCTCCAACTCCTCCCAGGTAAAGAGAATGGGTAATGTGAAGGCGCGCCATGGGTTGAAGTCGATAAGCTTCACCCGCCCGTCACTGGTGACATAAACGTCGAAGGTGTAGTTCTGAGACTCGAACGTGGGACCCACGACCTCGGAGAAGAAGGTCTGGATGAGAGGCAGGATGTGGTGGCGGCGGTCGAGAAGGGCGGGGTAGCAGTTGGTGACTTCGCGCTGGGATATGgctttatttattttactttcatagataaaaatagaaatataatatttatttattcacataaaaaaaattatattattttttttcaaaaaattactcATTAAGAAacaaatcaattaataatataattaattgataaaaattcTAACTTATCCAtaggaaataaaatttaattatttctttaacCACATTACACAAACTAGATAGTTTGATAGAAAAATAATGGATGATTACAATAATAAATTGATACTCGATAGAACAAATCTTTGTAGATAATCCAGTTACTACCCGTCAAGTAATTCCCATGCTCAAATACGTACCTCGTGTTTAACTGTTATCCATTCATGTAGTTCTAATGCTCACATATGTACCTCATGTCCAACTGCTATCCATTCAAATAGATCTCAAAAGAGGGTTTACAGATCAACTGTTCAATTCCAAATAATTCCGAGTTCTTATCCACAGTTCTTATCCACTCGAACCTTTTGAATTTATACGCCTTCCACTCTTCTACCCTCCTATAAATGTCTTCTATATAGTCTCCCACCCACATCATCATACTACATTcaagatgtgattcttcttgtgcGTTATACCTCAATTTGATCacttttattaaattaattttattttttttaaatattttaaaatattataaaataatagttaACTTTAGAtccattatttttcatgaaataactaatataaatttatgattccaagtttaaaactaaataaataataaaaattcatatataatttcttaaaacataaatatgtctaattaaataaattataactattattaacattaaattaactcatcattttaacttcacaattcaataattatgatttattaatcataaatttttaaaattaaaatattattacgtATCATAcacatcataatatttttaatattaaatattttaaaatcttaataaaaattaataaaatatatatcttttttcgaGGAATCTCTTTTCAAATCTCATATAAGAttaaaggagaagaaaaataaataatatttttaagttcatagataaaaatataaatatattatttattt of Musa acuminata AAA Group cultivar baxijiao chromosome BXJ2-3, Cavendish_Baxijiao_AAA, whole genome shotgun sequence contains these proteins:
- the LOC135607585 gene encoding uncharacterized protein LOC135607585, translated to MSKINKAISQREVTNCYPALLDRRHHILPLIQTFFSEVVGPTFESQNYTFDVYVTSDGRVKLIDFNPWRAFTLPILFTWEELEEEAFNSKEEEVDKEPGEEEARLVEFRIVESQCGVRPGLKTAVPYDYLDTGEGSGWDQFLRRADEELRKQAQTILHPSDDA